In the Hyalangium ruber genome, one interval contains:
- the glgB gene encoding 1,4-alpha-glucan branching protein GlgB, translating to MRKPADKHQIDAEIQQIIELRHSDPHHILGIHPDGDGVVVRAFRPDATAIHVIPDFGGRIAMTHRKGGVFEARLNGKDQTFNYLLEVEYPGNKVFTLRDPYSFLPTLGEMDLYYAGEGRHERLWERMGVHLIHHNGVAGASFAVWAPTAAGVSVVGDFNGWDGRLHTMRRMGASGIWELFIPEVGEGTRYKFEIRPNHGGPALLKSDPFAFRTEVPPATASVVHDLKRFSWTDTKWLATRAEGEAANKPWSVYEVHLGSWKRVVEDGDRPMTYRELAPALTEYLKQTGFTHVELLPVSEHPYGPSWGYQVGNYYAPTARYGHPDDFRFLVNHLHEHGIGVIVDWVPGHFPRDAHALGKFDGTSLYEHADPRQGSQPDWGTLVFNFGRNEVRNFLIANALFWIEEYHIDGLRVDAVASMLYLDYSRKHGEWVPNRWGGRENEEAIAFLRELNEAVGRKHPGVVVIAEESTAWPKVSQPVSEGGLGFHFKWNMGWMHDTLLYFSKDPIFRQYHHNNMTFGLLYAFSERFMLPLSHDEVVHGKGSLYGKMPGDAWQKRANLRSLLAWMWAHPGKKLLFMGGEFGQHREWSSDRSLDWHLLEDPGHKGIHSLVADLNRVYRDVPALYDADHEPLGFQWLQPDSASVNVFAFVRRSRNPGRHVVCVANLSPSPREGYRVGFPRVGTYQEVLNTDAGNYGGSGMGNMGQIQTEAKPWDGQEASAAVTLPPLSVVWFMPG from the coding sequence GTGAGGAAGCCCGCCGACAAGCATCAGATTGACGCGGAGATCCAGCAGATCATCGAGCTGCGCCACTCCGATCCGCACCACATCCTGGGCATCCACCCGGATGGGGACGGCGTGGTGGTGCGTGCCTTCCGCCCGGATGCCACGGCCATCCACGTGATTCCGGACTTCGGCGGGCGCATCGCCATGACGCACCGCAAGGGCGGCGTCTTCGAGGCGCGGCTCAACGGCAAGGACCAGACCTTCAACTACCTGCTCGAGGTGGAGTACCCGGGCAACAAGGTCTTCACTCTGAGAGACCCCTACAGCTTCCTGCCGACGCTGGGGGAGATGGACCTGTATTACGCGGGCGAGGGCCGGCACGAGCGGCTCTGGGAGCGCATGGGCGTCCACCTCATCCACCACAACGGGGTGGCGGGAGCATCCTTCGCGGTCTGGGCGCCCACGGCGGCCGGCGTGTCGGTGGTGGGCGACTTCAACGGCTGGGACGGGCGCCTGCACACGATGCGGCGCATGGGCGCCTCCGGCATCTGGGAGCTGTTCATCCCCGAGGTGGGCGAGGGCACGCGCTACAAGTTCGAGATCCGCCCCAACCACGGCGGCCCGGCCCTGCTCAAGTCGGACCCGTTCGCCTTCCGCACGGAGGTGCCTCCGGCCACCGCCTCGGTGGTGCATGACCTGAAGCGCTTCTCGTGGACGGACACGAAGTGGCTGGCCACGCGCGCCGAGGGCGAGGCCGCCAACAAGCCGTGGAGCGTGTACGAGGTTCACCTCGGCTCGTGGAAGCGCGTGGTGGAGGACGGGGACCGGCCGATGACGTACCGGGAGCTGGCGCCCGCGCTGACCGAGTACCTCAAGCAGACGGGCTTCACGCACGTGGAGTTGCTGCCCGTGTCGGAGCACCCGTATGGGCCCTCCTGGGGCTACCAGGTGGGCAACTACTACGCGCCCACGGCGCGCTACGGGCACCCGGATGACTTCCGCTTCCTCGTCAACCACCTGCACGAGCACGGCATCGGCGTCATCGTCGACTGGGTGCCGGGCCACTTCCCGCGCGACGCGCACGCGCTGGGCAAGTTCGATGGCACGTCGCTGTACGAGCACGCCGATCCGCGCCAGGGCTCCCAGCCGGACTGGGGCACGCTGGTCTTCAACTTCGGCCGCAACGAGGTGCGCAACTTCCTCATCGCCAACGCGCTCTTCTGGATCGAGGAGTACCACATCGACGGGCTGCGCGTGGACGCGGTGGCCTCGATGCTCTACCTGGACTACAGCCGGAAGCACGGCGAGTGGGTGCCCAACCGCTGGGGTGGCCGGGAGAACGAGGAGGCCATCGCCTTCCTGCGTGAGCTGAACGAGGCCGTTGGCCGCAAGCACCCGGGCGTGGTGGTGATCGCCGAGGAGTCCACGGCCTGGCCGAAGGTGAGCCAGCCGGTGAGCGAGGGCGGCCTGGGCTTCCACTTCAAGTGGAACATGGGGTGGATGCACGACACCCTGCTCTACTTCTCGAAGGATCCGATCTTCCGGCAGTACCACCACAACAACATGACGTTCGGCCTGCTGTACGCCTTCAGCGAGCGCTTCATGCTGCCGCTGAGTCATGACGAGGTGGTCCACGGCAAGGGCTCGCTGTACGGGAAGATGCCGGGCGACGCATGGCAGAAGCGGGCGAACCTGCGCTCGCTGCTCGCATGGATGTGGGCCCACCCGGGCAAGAAGCTGCTCTTCATGGGCGGCGAGTTCGGCCAGCACCGCGAGTGGAGCAGCGATCGGAGCCTCGACTGGCACCTGCTGGAGGACCCGGGGCACAAGGGCATCCACAGCCTGGTGGCGGACCTGAACCGGGTGTACCGGGACGTGCCGGCGCTGTACGACGCGGACCACGAGCCGCTGGGCTTCCAGTGGCTGCAGCCGGACTCGGCGTCGGTGAACGTGTTCGCGTTCGTGCGGCGCTCGCGCAACCCGGGCCGGCACGTGGTGTGCGTGGCCAACCTCTCACCCTCGCCGCGCGAGGGTTACCGCGTGGGCTTCCCCCGCGTGGGCACCTATCAGGAGGTGCTCAACACGGACGCCGGCAACTACGGCGGCTCGGGCATGGGGAACATGGGGCAGATCCAAACCGAGGCCAAGCCTTGGGACGGCCAGGAGGCCTCGGCGGCGGTGACGTTGCCGCCGCTCTCGGTGGTCTGGTTCATGCCCGGCTGA
- a CDS encoding gamma-glutamylcyclotransferase has protein sequence MDSHYDQVMKARDAADASATRLYFAYSTILDRAAFEEWRSQHSYDFFNLPEGKVAEALDVDLVYDFPSRWWGGRVAGLQDVSGKSVFGRLFEIAGKDWPIIQHKEGFVTGMCIERPVRVRVEGRDLEATAFVTSPRRAAKEGPVSPRFVEALVRGAESAGLPAAYLERLRRGE, from the coding sequence ATGGACTCACATTACGATCAGGTGATGAAGGCGCGGGACGCGGCGGATGCGTCCGCCACGAGGCTGTACTTCGCCTATTCAACAATTCTCGATCGCGCGGCGTTCGAGGAGTGGCGCTCGCAGCACAGCTACGACTTCTTCAACCTCCCCGAGGGGAAGGTGGCCGAGGCGCTGGACGTGGACCTCGTCTACGACTTCCCCTCCCGGTGGTGGGGCGGGCGCGTGGCGGGTCTCCAGGATGTATCGGGCAAGAGTGTGTTCGGGCGCTTGTTCGAGATCGCCGGCAAGGACTGGCCCATCATCCAGCACAAGGAAGGCTTCGTGACGGGCATGTGCATCGAGCGCCCCGTCCGCGTGCGCGTGGAGGGGCGGGATCTCGAGGCCACCGCCTTCGTCACCTCGCCCAGGCGCGCCGCGAAGGAAGGGCCCGTGAGCCCTCGCTTCGTGGAGGCCCTGGTGCGCGGCGCGGAGAGCGCCGGGTTGCCCGCCGCCTACCTGGAGCGGCTGCGGCGGGGCGAGTAA
- a CDS encoding GAF domain-containing sensor histidine kinase gives MTSSNDRDIALVSRLEAVPTILKVITETTGLRLALVAKVTQGSWTACAVRDLMDFGLTVGAELDVATTLCSEVRGSLQPIVIDHASQDLRYCDHRTPKLYGFESYISVPIFRKNGEYFGNVCALDARPAQLTERKTLEMFKLFAELIALQMEAEERQEVTRAALQDEQHTAELREQFIAVLGHDLRTPVSSIRLGADMLDRGALDPAEKKIVRRIQESSRRITRLLEDVMDFARGRLGAGIPMDLREVNDLGRMLQHVTEELRATHPSRTIHFTEDDCGTLRCDRQRIAQLVSNLIANALTHGDPVAPVEVLVRGDSEKVVLSVTNQGKPISTGLITQLFKPFVRRAADHLPQGLGLGLFIVDQISRSHGGTVQVRSTEQETTFTCTLPRR, from the coding sequence ATGACTTCAAGCAATGACAGGGATATCGCGCTCGTCTCCCGCCTGGAGGCGGTGCCCACCATTCTGAAGGTCATCACCGAGACGACCGGCCTTCGCCTGGCCCTGGTGGCGAAGGTCACCCAGGGGTCCTGGACCGCCTGCGCCGTGCGCGACCTGATGGACTTTGGCCTCACGGTCGGCGCCGAGCTGGATGTGGCGACGACCCTGTGCAGCGAGGTGCGCGGCTCGCTCCAGCCCATCGTCATCGATCATGCGAGCCAGGACCTGCGGTACTGCGACCACCGGACACCCAAGCTCTATGGCTTCGAGAGCTACATCTCCGTTCCCATCTTCCGCAAGAACGGGGAGTACTTCGGAAACGTGTGCGCGCTCGACGCCCGGCCGGCACAGCTGACCGAGCGGAAGACGCTGGAGATGTTCAAGCTGTTCGCCGAGCTCATCGCCCTGCAGATGGAGGCGGAGGAGCGACAGGAGGTGACGCGCGCGGCCCTCCAGGACGAGCAGCACACGGCGGAGCTCCGCGAGCAGTTCATCGCCGTGCTGGGACACGATCTGCGCACCCCCGTGAGCTCGATCCGGCTGGGTGCGGACATGCTGGACCGGGGCGCGCTCGACCCCGCCGAGAAGAAGATCGTCCGGCGCATCCAGGAGAGCAGCCGCCGCATCACGCGGCTCCTGGAGGATGTCATGGACTTCGCGCGGGGCCGGCTGGGCGCCGGCATCCCGATGGATCTGCGCGAGGTGAACGATCTGGGGCGCATGTTGCAGCACGTCACCGAGGAGCTGCGGGCGACGCACCCTTCCCGGACGATTCACTTCACCGAGGATGACTGCGGCACCTTGCGGTGCGATCGACAGCGCATCGCCCAGCTGGTCTCGAACTTGATCGCCAACGCGCTGACCCATGGCGATCCGGTGGCGCCGGTGGAGGTCTTGGTGCGCGGCGACAGCGAGAAGGTGGTGCTCAGCGTCACCAACCAGGGCAAGCCCATCTCGACGGGGCTCATCACCCAGCTCTTCAAGCCCTTCGTCCGCAGAGCGGCGGATCATCTCCCGCAGGGGCTCGGGCTGGGCCTGTTCATCGTCGATCAGATCTCCCGCTCCCACGGCGGCACCGTCCAGGTCCGCTCGACGGAGCAGGAGACCACCTTCACCTGCACCCTGCCCCGTCGGTGA
- a CDS encoding GbsR/MarR family transcriptional regulator → MKGYLWTGGTTAPGPETVVAAGQLAPWEALAIEAVGNVIEFWGFKRNQGRVWALLYLRGELLTAGEIERELDLSKGGVSMLLRDLERWGVVQRVRQPQDAVWRYSAETDLMRMVSRVTEEREASLVARVRADLAEARRLAQATGGVAVDRLQRLQKMALLAEHVEKALRLFIRTARLDVGGVLSAFRDETGALRKKSR, encoded by the coding sequence GTGAAAGGCTATCTGTGGACGGGGGGGACCACAGCACCAGGGCCGGAGACGGTCGTCGCAGCGGGGCAGCTCGCGCCATGGGAGGCGCTTGCCATCGAGGCGGTGGGCAACGTCATCGAGTTCTGGGGGTTCAAGCGCAACCAGGGCCGGGTCTGGGCGCTGCTCTACCTGCGCGGTGAGCTGCTCACCGCCGGGGAGATCGAGCGCGAGCTGGATCTGTCCAAGGGCGGCGTGTCGATGCTGCTGAGGGACCTGGAGCGCTGGGGTGTGGTGCAGCGGGTCCGCCAGCCGCAGGACGCCGTGTGGCGCTATTCGGCGGAGACGGATCTGATGCGCATGGTGTCGCGCGTCACCGAGGAGCGCGAGGCCTCGCTCGTGGCGCGCGTCCGGGCGGATCTGGCGGAGGCGCGCCGGTTGGCGCAGGCCACGGGCGGGGTGGCCGTGGATCGGCTCCAGCGACTCCAGAAGATGGCCCTGCTGGCGGAGCACGTGGAGAAGGCGCTGCGGCTGTTCATCCGCACGGCGCGGCTGGACGTGGGCGGGGTGCTCTCGGCCTTCCGTGACGAGACCGGCGCGCTGCGCAAGAAGTCCCGCTAG
- a CDS encoding polyprenyl synthetase family protein produces the protein METAGELSDFLRVVEQRLNAALADGDAGPDVKGDTLMEAARHLCLGSGGKRARPMLVRLFGAAVGVPAEQLVEIAVSAELIHSASLLHDDVVDAGMFRRGRPTVNARWGNIVAVMSGDLILSTTLSRLAQLDPRVIQSALSVVSEMTRAAIAEVEARSQMDLPMSRLRYIAEGKTGSLFGWCGHAAALLANKPEAVERFDGFGRHLGVAFQIADDIRDILGTDVGKPQYADLVSRTPSMPMLLALAKDDGLRRKLKDAWAFSNITPERLQDIGAGILASGAVEQSLERMNAEIEAALDRLGPFASQPGGDELMGWAHKLSAGITEQVRSRAA, from the coding sequence ATGGAAACGGCTGGTGAGTTGTCGGACTTTCTCAGGGTGGTGGAGCAGCGGCTCAATGCCGCGCTGGCGGATGGGGACGCGGGCCCTGATGTGAAGGGCGACACCTTGATGGAGGCCGCGCGCCACCTGTGCCTGGGAAGTGGTGGCAAGCGCGCGCGCCCCATGCTGGTGCGCCTCTTTGGTGCCGCGGTGGGCGTGCCCGCCGAGCAGCTGGTGGAGATCGCCGTCTCCGCGGAGCTCATCCACTCGGCCAGCCTCCTGCATGACGACGTGGTGGATGCGGGCATGTTCCGGCGCGGTCGGCCCACGGTGAACGCGCGCTGGGGCAACATCGTCGCGGTGATGAGCGGCGATCTCATCCTCTCCACCACGCTCTCGCGGCTGGCGCAGCTCGACCCGCGCGTCATCCAGAGCGCCCTGTCCGTCGTCTCCGAGATGACCCGTGCCGCCATCGCCGAGGTGGAGGCGCGCTCGCAGATGGATCTGCCCATGTCGCGGCTGCGCTACATCGCCGAGGGCAAGACGGGCTCGCTCTTTGGCTGGTGCGGCCACGCGGCCGCCCTGCTGGCCAACAAGCCCGAGGCGGTGGAGCGCTTCGATGGCTTCGGCCGGCACCTGGGCGTGGCCTTCCAGATCGCCGACGACATCCGCGACATCCTCGGCACGGACGTGGGCAAGCCGCAGTACGCGGATCTCGTCTCGCGCACGCCCTCGATGCCCATGCTCCTGGCGCTGGCCAAGGACGACGGGCTGCGCCGCAAGCTCAAGGACGCCTGGGCCTTCTCGAACATCACCCCGGAGCGGCTGCAGGACATTGGCGCTGGCATCCTCGCCAGCGGCGCGGTGGAGCAGTCCCTGGAGCGGATGAACGCGGAGATCGAGGCGGCGCTCGATCGGCTCGGGCCCTTCGCGAGCCAGCCCGGTGGCGATGAGCTGATGGGCTGGGCCCACAAGCTGTCGGCCGGGATCACCGAACAAGTCAGGAGCCGTGCCGCGTGA
- a CDS encoding MFS transporter: MSPAALRRHFLRHLTALATTVPLLRPGSSLPGASAPLQGAPLPRETPTPAAPASAVRLSLKASVTEGMFAEVFTACAGATVLTAWAIALQLGPFLVGVMTALPFFAQFVQFPAAWLTSTFGHRRVALTAVGLSRMVMLPLCLVPWLPLTLAGQQRLLVGIAAASAVLGVVGNNAWVAWMGELVPRSLRGRFFGRRTALCTLAGTLASLVAGVLLDHSRQGSTGVGVALPLLAGLSCVVGLFTTWLMARQHDPAPGSSVIQLDFQAATVPLRDTRARKVLLYQVAWNAAVGFSAPYYTLHMIQNLGMTFVLLALYAASVAAMRMLTAPLWGRLIDRVGAQPVVLACSLGISFIPLLWLLPTAGTLWPLAFDVVMAGALWSGHGLAVFALPLSVAPRKGRPFYLAAFATAGGLSYAAASALGGALASAIPAHFTLGAHAWANLHVLFVISAVARFGAAFLATRIIEPDSRPIRSLGALLEAVWARLRPASRAQSW, from the coding sequence GTGTCTCCCGCCGCTCTGCGTCGCCACTTCCTGCGCCACCTCACGGCGCTCGCCACCACCGTTCCGCTGCTGCGTCCGGGCAGCTCGCTGCCGGGCGCCTCGGCCCCGCTGCAGGGCGCGCCGCTTCCCCGTGAAACGCCGACTCCGGCGGCCCCCGCCTCCGCCGTGCGCCTGTCGCTGAAGGCCTCGGTGACCGAGGGCATGTTCGCCGAGGTGTTCACCGCCTGTGCGGGCGCCACGGTACTCACCGCGTGGGCCATCGCGCTCCAGCTCGGGCCGTTCCTGGTGGGGGTGATGACGGCGCTGCCCTTCTTCGCCCAGTTCGTGCAGTTCCCCGCGGCGTGGCTCACCTCCACCTTCGGCCACCGGCGCGTGGCGCTCACCGCCGTGGGCCTGTCCCGCATGGTGATGCTGCCGCTGTGTCTGGTGCCCTGGCTGCCGCTCACGCTCGCGGGGCAGCAGCGCCTGCTGGTGGGCATCGCCGCCGCCTCCGCCGTGCTGGGAGTGGTGGGCAACAACGCCTGGGTGGCGTGGATGGGCGAGCTCGTGCCGCGCTCCCTGCGGGGGCGCTTCTTCGGTCGGCGCACCGCGCTCTGCACCCTCGCCGGCACGCTGGCCTCGCTGGTCGCCGGAGTGCTCCTGGACCACTCGCGCCAGGGCAGCACCGGCGTGGGGGTGGCGCTGCCGCTGCTCGCCGGACTCTCGTGTGTCGTGGGGCTCTTCACCACGTGGCTGATGGCGAGGCAGCACGATCCGGCGCCCGGCAGCTCCGTGATCCAGCTGGACTTCCAGGCCGCCACGGTGCCCCTGAGAGACACGCGGGCGCGCAAGGTGCTGCTGTACCAGGTGGCGTGGAACGCGGCGGTGGGCTTCTCCGCGCCCTACTACACGCTGCACATGATCCAGAACCTGGGGATGACGTTCGTCCTCCTGGCGCTGTACGCCGCGTCCGTGGCGGCCATGCGCATGCTGACGGCGCCCCTCTGGGGGCGGCTCATCGATCGGGTGGGCGCGCAGCCGGTGGTGCTGGCCTGCTCCCTGGGCATCTCGTTCATCCCCCTGCTCTGGCTGCTGCCCACCGCCGGCACGCTGTGGCCCCTGGCGTTCGACGTGGTGATGGCGGGCGCGCTCTGGAGCGGCCACGGCCTGGCGGTGTTCGCGCTGCCGCTGTCGGTGGCGCCTCGCAAGGGCCGGCCCTTCTACCTGGCCGCCTTCGCCACGGCGGGAGGCCTGTCCTACGCGGCCGCCTCCGCGCTGGGCGGTGCCCTGGCCAGCGCCATTCCGGCCCACTTCACCCTAGGCGCTCACGCCTGGGCGAACCTCCACGTCCTCTTCGTCATCTCCGCGGTGGCCCGCTTCGGCGCGGCCTTCCTGGCCACGCGCATCATCGAGCCGGACAGCCGCCCCATCCGCTCGCTGGGCGCGCTGCTCGAGGCGGTGTGGGCCCGCCTGCGTCCCGCCTCACGGGCTCAGAGCTGGTAG
- a CDS encoding methyl-accepting chemotaxis protein, whose translation MRLSLSMKLSLGPLSVAVLTGLLAFGYFLPRVESAFAEQGRELGAELPATLASSLTELIAAHQVAAVQTAIDEIASRPRVAYIAVTNPDGELIAASGVLRDTVREKHRELLRNQESHTHQHKGDEILDMRAPVRQGTLGHIHVGFNRSAARARIQVLIVRFSLVLAAALAAFSLGGFLLSRRIVAPLLRLTAAARRIAQGDLRETIEVDSRDEVGELSQAFASMVGRLKAVLMQLQTSSELMARSVRVLNQSALDQNQMATRYASALQETQATAQELHQTSLAASESAETVLKVAARADELGRTGEAAITESINGLVELRNQVKEIETQINALGEHTRQIGGITQTVKDLADQSHMLALNAAIEAVRSGEHGKGFGVVAREIRALADKSIRATSQVRELLTDVSNAIATTVRITEEGAHRMEAGLSQVRQSGDNLRALSSIVRDSSSSVRQIAQTVNQQTAGVEQIFSAVVELNSLMEDTLQRITATSNSVGSLQSLSDRVSRVVSDYQL comes from the coding sequence ATGCGATTGTCCCTGTCCATGAAGCTCAGCCTGGGGCCGCTCAGTGTGGCGGTCCTCACCGGGCTCCTGGCCTTTGGCTACTTCCTTCCCCGCGTGGAGTCCGCCTTCGCGGAGCAGGGGCGGGAGCTGGGCGCGGAGCTGCCCGCCACGCTGGCTTCCTCGTTGACGGAGCTGATCGCCGCCCACCAGGTCGCGGCGGTGCAGACCGCCATCGACGAGATCGCCTCCAGGCCTCGCGTGGCCTACATCGCGGTGACCAATCCCGACGGCGAGCTGATCGCCGCCTCCGGAGTGCTCCGGGACACGGTCCGCGAGAAGCACCGCGAGCTGCTGAGGAACCAGGAGTCCCACACCCATCAGCACAAGGGGGATGAGATCCTCGACATGCGAGCGCCGGTGCGCCAGGGCACGCTGGGCCATATCCACGTGGGCTTCAATCGCTCCGCCGCTCGGGCGCGCATCCAGGTCCTCATCGTGCGCTTCAGCCTCGTGCTCGCCGCCGCCCTGGCGGCCTTCAGCCTCGGGGGCTTCCTCCTCAGCCGCCGCATCGTCGCCCCCCTGCTGCGGCTCACGGCCGCGGCGCGGCGCATCGCCCAGGGAGACCTGCGCGAGACCATCGAGGTGGACTCCCGGGACGAGGTGGGCGAGCTGTCCCAGGCCTTCGCCTCCATGGTGGGCCGGCTCAAGGCCGTGCTGATGCAGCTACAGACTTCCTCGGAGCTGATGGCTCGCTCGGTGCGCGTGCTCAACCAGTCCGCCCTGGACCAGAACCAGATGGCGACCCGCTACGCCAGCGCCCTGCAGGAGACCCAGGCCACGGCCCAGGAGCTCCACCAGACGTCCCTGGCCGCCTCCGAGTCGGCCGAGACCGTGCTCAAGGTGGCCGCGCGCGCCGACGAGCTGGGGCGCACCGGCGAGGCCGCCATCACCGAGTCCATCAATGGCCTGGTGGAGCTGCGCAATCAGGTCAAGGAGATCGAGACGCAGATCAACGCCCTGGGCGAGCACACCCGGCAGATCGGCGGCATTACCCAGACGGTGAAGGATCTGGCCGATCAGTCCCACATGCTGGCGCTCAACGCCGCCATCGAGGCGGTGCGCAGTGGCGAGCACGGCAAGGGCTTTGGCGTGGTGGCCCGGGAGATCCGCGCCCTGGCCGACAAGTCCATCCGCGCCACCTCCCAGGTGCGCGAGCTGCTGACCGATGTCAGCAACGCCATCGCCACCACCGTGCGCATCACCGAGGAGGGCGCCCATCGCATGGAGGCGGGGCTCTCCCAGGTCCGCCAGTCCGGCGACAACCTCCGGGCCCTGTCCTCCATCGTCCGAGACAGCTCCTCCTCCGTCCGGCAGATCGCCCAGACGGTCAACCAGCAGACCGCCGGCGTTGAGCAGATCTTCTCCGCCGTGGTCGAGCTGAACTCGCTGATGGAGGACACCCTGCAGCGCATCACCGCCACCAGCAACTCGGTGGGCTCGCTGCAGTCACTGTCCGATCGCGTCTCGCGCGTGGTGAGCGACTACCAGCTCTGA
- a CDS encoding OPT family oligopeptide transporter, translated as MSETATPAAAKPEVDFQPYISADRSDVAEFTPKAIIIGVIFGIIFGAATVYLALKAGLTVSASIPIAVLAISLLKKLGGSTILENNVVQTIGSAGESIAAGVVFTLPGFLFLSAESKGSDFFDYWTIFTLALLGGVLGTLMMVPLRRSLIVKEHANLPYPEGTACASVLIAGEKGGNLAKIAFQGVGFAFAYAVLQKIVKLIAETPALVSAQTNKYFPSATLNGEITPEYLGVGYIIGPRIAGVLVAGGVLAWLGLIPLLASLVPPDVVAEQLVKLGYLTNVATAGGPGGWDPVTHSFGNTATAIYRAYVRQIGAGAVAAGGFITLLKTLPTIISAFKESLASFRQGATGGTIRRTERDLPITVVLFGSIGLIVVMAVLPFLPGSVFGRLLLGVLIVVFGFFFVTVASRIVGIIGSSSNPISGMTIATLMATCLIFIGIGWTGDVYQPMALCVGGMVCIAAANAGATSQDLKTGYLVGATPRAQQIGLMIGAVAAAVVIGLTMKVLDTPTEAMRAQGIEHMIGTEKFPAPQGTLMATLIKGLLSFNLDWQFVLVGVFLAITMELCGVKSLSFAVGAYLPLSTTAPIFVGGAIKGIADFVAHRKGEKVEESELGPGNLFATGLVAGGALAGVLVAILSVNEGVSKSIEGLSVEKALEHSIGAGGYQLLGVILFAVMGFVLYRISRRPSA; from the coding sequence ATGTCCGAAACCGCAACGCCTGCCGCTGCCAAGCCGGAAGTCGATTTCCAACCCTACATCTCCGCGGACCGAAGCGATGTCGCCGAGTTCACCCCCAAGGCCATCATCATCGGGGTGATCTTCGGCATCATCTTCGGGGCGGCGACCGTGTACCTGGCCCTGAAGGCGGGCCTGACGGTGTCGGCCTCCATCCCCATCGCGGTGCTCGCCATCTCGCTGCTGAAGAAGCTGGGTGGCTCGACGATCCTCGAGAACAACGTCGTGCAGACGATCGGCTCGGCGGGTGAGTCCATCGCCGCGGGCGTGGTGTTCACCCTGCCCGGCTTCCTCTTCCTGAGCGCCGAGAGCAAGGGCTCGGACTTCTTCGACTACTGGACCATCTTCACCCTGGCGCTGCTGGGCGGCGTGCTGGGCACGCTGATGATGGTGCCGCTGCGGCGCTCGCTCATCGTCAAGGAGCACGCCAACCTGCCCTACCCCGAGGGCACGGCGTGCGCCTCGGTGCTCATCGCCGGCGAGAAGGGCGGCAACCTGGCGAAGATCGCCTTCCAGGGCGTGGGCTTCGCGTTCGCCTACGCGGTGCTGCAGAAGATCGTCAAGCTGATCGCCGAGACGCCGGCGCTGGTGTCGGCGCAGACGAACAAGTACTTCCCCTCCGCCACGCTCAACGGGGAGATCACCCCCGAGTACCTGGGCGTGGGCTACATCATCGGCCCGCGCATCGCCGGCGTGCTGGTGGCCGGTGGCGTGCTGGCGTGGCTGGGGCTGATTCCCCTGCTGGCCTCGCTGGTGCCGCCGGACGTGGTGGCCGAGCAGCTGGTGAAGCTGGGCTACCTCACCAACGTGGCCACCGCGGGCGGCCCTGGCGGTTGGGATCCGGTGACGCACTCGTTCGGCAACACGGCCACCGCCATCTACCGGGCCTACGTGCGGCAGATCGGCGCGGGCGCGGTGGCGGCCGGCGGCTTCATCACCCTGCTCAAGACGCTGCCCACCATCATCTCGGCCTTCAAGGAGAGCCTGGCCTCGTTCCGTCAGGGCGCCACGGGCGGCACCATCCGGCGCACCGAGCGGGACCTGCCCATCACCGTGGTGCTCTTCGGCAGCATCGGCCTGATCGTGGTGATGGCGGTGCTGCCCTTCCTGCCCGGCAGCGTGTTCGGGCGCCTGCTGCTCGGCGTGCTCATCGTGGTGTTCGGCTTCTTCTTCGTCACGGTGGCCAGCCGCATCGTGGGCATCATCGGCTCCTCGTCCAACCCCATCTCGGGCATGACGATCGCCACGCTGATGGCCACCTGCCTCATCTTCATCGGCATCGGCTGGACGGGCGACGTCTACCAGCCCATGGCGCTGTGCGTGGGCGGCATGGTGTGCATCGCGGCGGCCAACGCGGGCGCCACCTCGCAGGACTTGAAGACGGGCTACCTGGTGGGCGCCACGCCCCGGGCGCAGCAGATCGGCCTGATGATCGGCGCGGTGGCGGCGGCGGTGGTGATCGGCCTGACGATGAAGGTGCTGGACACGCCGACCGAGGCGATGCGCGCCCAGGGCATCGAGCACATGATCGGCACGGAGAAGTTCCCCGCGCCGCAGGGCACGCTGATGGCCACGCTCATCAAGGGCCTGCTCTCGTTCAACCTGGACTGGCAGTTCGTGCTGGTGGGCGTCTTCCTGGCCATCACCATGGAGCTGTGCGGCGTGAAGTCGCTGTCCTTCGCGGTGGGCGCGTACCTGCCGCTGTCCACCACGGCGCCCATCTTCGTGGGCGGCGCGATCAAGGGCATCGCGGACTTCGTGGCCCACCGCAAGGGCGAGAAGGTCGAGGAGTCCGAGCTGGGGCCCGGCAACCTGTTCGCCACGGGCCTGGTGGCCGGCGGTGCGCTGGCGGGCGTGCTGGTGGCCATCCTCTCGGTGAACGAGGGGGTCAGCAAGTCCATCGAGGGCCTCTCGGTGGAGAAGGCGTTGGAGCACTCCATCGGCGCGGGGGGCTACCAGCTGCTGGGCGTGATCCTCTTCGCGGTGATGGGCTTCGTGCTCTACCGCATCTCGCGCCGGCCCTCGGCGTAG